One Nicotiana tomentosiformis chromosome 1, ASM39032v3, whole genome shotgun sequence genomic window, ataaatgacataacagaggtatttcaattttcagaatcggattttgacccaaatatcaaaaagtcaatccccagccaaactttccaaaaattaaactttcggtatttcaagccaaattcctctacggacctccaaataatattccggacacgctcctaagtccaaaatcaccatacagagctattgaaatcattaaaattcaaatccgaggtcgtttacacatagtttcatatccggtccacttttctaacttaaatttttaattatgagactaagtgtctcatttcactcagaATCCctgccggacccgaaccaactaacccggtaagtcataaaataactatagagcataaattaaatagtaaatggaggaacggggatataatactcaaaacgagcggtcggatcgttacatacaATTTTATAAATGGCGATCAAGTTGTACCCTAACATCTACCCATTAATTATATCTGATCATATTTTATGTAATTAATTGACTATTATTCGCGAATGAAATCATTTTCTTCCGTAATAATTTTTCAAAAGTTAAACTGGAGATTTTAATGTTAATGATTCAAAATGGATGTTGTTTTTATTAAGAAGAATTAACCTGAATAGCCGTTTATTCAAtctcttaaattaaaaatagccttcaaatatatagtatatgtatagTTTATGTGTAATATGTGTATAACCATGTATAATTAGTATATAATCCATGCATACCGGCTACGAAAACTAAATAGTGAATTTGGTCGGCTTTGTGGAAGCCAGAAGTAGGGGTGGATTTACATTGAGTGAAGTggtgtcacgtgacaccgcttcGTCAGAAAAATTAACCAAATATATGTGTCAAAATGATATCTGAACATTCAGACGGAATGAAATAATTTAGGTGACACCACTGAGGAAGTAAGTAGTTTCCAGCGCAGCGGTAAAGACTCTAACCTTACTTCGAAAGGTTCGCGGGTTCTATCTTTTGGGCTGAATAATttggttattttttattttagcaAATCAATGTAAAAATGGTTGGTTTGGTCACCGCTCTGAAATATACTGCCCTAGCCTGAAAATGAACATATCGTGCTAAAttcatctttacttatttgagacAAAGGTAGCTTTTTGTTTAGCCTTTTTTCTGaaatatttttttcactttttttgtgTTTCTCTTTTGAACATTAAAATGACATCAATGCATTTAACTTCCTTTTTATTTGtataatattataataatttatttatgtgTTCATTTATTTAAGTGTGACACCGCTTGCAAAAAGTTTTGCGTAGCCGAAAGGTGACAGACTTTGCATGGGAATTAATGTTGGCTATTTATAAATGAAATTTCTTGAATTAGTCCTCAAATCTCCCTCAAATAAACAACGAATTAAGCTTCTTAATTACCAAGTCTTCCAGGATTAGTTTATAATAAACCAAAATCGTGAACGCTTCTTCAACAACGTAACTACACAGACTAAATCTTACTTTCCCTAGGCATCCACCCTGCTAATGCCCCGGGCTAAGGGTGTACGCAGACCGGAGTGGTTCGGACTTTTTaattaccaaatcaaatcaattgtctcgaatttttaaatttataaaccaaaccaaaccaacaaaagtcAGGTTTTTCAATCACGTTTTTTCTCGGGTTTTTCAGTTTTCTCgagtttttcggatttttttcggACAAAATCTTCGTagcataaaatttataatttgttcTCTAATAGTTCTTAGGTCCTAATAGGATAAAACTATATAAGATGTTACCCAATAAACTAATACAAAATAATGTGAGATGAGTCATAATTATACTAAAATACTCAACAAATCGGATAagataaatattgctaattaataagtcataataaaaataaacataatttaAAAGTACTAATTCATAttaaaataagtacgactaataagtactaagTATTAATTACATGACTAAATAATATTAAAAGTGAGTTATGCATCTTCACTATCTAAATCAatgcaaaactaaaaaaaataaatatccaatactattgtcATTTCTAGTATTaaattgattttctttttttAGCATTAGGTATTAATTTAATTTTGCTTTGGGCtatatttgagttactaacatttatagGCTATAAAACATATTTGATTATTCAAAGGTTCTAAGTCTAAGCTTGAAATAatatactaaaatatagaattattaaagagtttaaattatatttataaattacattacaataattatttttatgtataaaatatttttaaaacttgtatacatgtaatgtcgggttggtttgatttcggtttgactttttttagttaaaaccaaaccaaaccaattttgttttttgtttttttttctaaaCACCAAACTATAGTCTGgttttttttctcgatttgactCGGATCATCAGTTTGGTGCGGTTTGTCAGTTTTTTTTGTACACTCCTGCCCAGGGCCAATGGAAATGGTCAGTATTAGAAGAGTAAGAAAGTAAAACTTTGAAATAAGAAAATTAGGAGTTAGAGATAGTAAGTTAAGGGAAGGGTGTTGCTTGTTGTTGCTTGTTGGCGGAGCCATAGTAGCTAGTTAGTCTGTAAGGGAGAGAAATATTTTACTAATTCAAATAATTCACATTTATTTACCAATTCAAACTTCCCCATACTTGGCCAATTTCTTTTTACTACTAACATAATATGCAAGTATAATCAATTTCTAATTCTCCAAAGTAATAACCAGCCTATGTTACGTATTTATTCAGTTACACCTAATGGTGAGAAGAAAAGAAAGCACAAACATGTTAAGCTGAGAAGCACCACCCGAACCATACTTGAAAAATTAAAAACGGTATAGTCGCAATCTGTCCATCCATGAAAGTGAAAGACAAaaacacaaaaaagaaaaaaaacgagGAAACAAAGTTAAGAATAATTGATTCATATAAGCATATTGGAGTATTGGTACGTTGTTTTTAAGGGAGTTGGTACTTATATTACCAATTCTTCGAAACCCCCACTTTAGAAAATATAGTAAACATTTTTTCTTCAAAATAACATTGAAAAGAAATTTAACTCTTCATTAATTATCTTTAGTTTTAATAAAAGTTGTATGATTATCATGAAAGTAGATTTGCAAACCCCGGCCTGAAAGGCTTTTGTTAAGAACATTACGTTATAGAGTCACAGCAGACAATATAAGGTGGTCTGTATCACCTTCAGCGAATAAACCTTGCGGTTGGAAGGAAAAAAATTAACCTTGCCGTACAAAtttatttacacttgtttatatCAAAATCGACAAATGTACGAAGAGTTTGCACATTTATCTCTTAGTCatgtttaattaatatatattctcACCTCATTACGTTTATTTAAATAACGCACTCCTGTGATTTAGTGTAAACACAAGTGTTCTTGATTGTAGAGGAGAGAGAGTAAGAAAGAAAATAACATAATTAAGTACAGATAAACACAAGTGTGATGAAAGAGTAATATTTCTACACAAATTTTTGTaccatcaaaattttattaattttaagaaTGCAATAATCGATCCAGTTATTGATTTGATAAAtttcaaatttaccaaaatgaaTACTATCAGATTTGAATGTTAATTAGGAGTTAGGGATAGTAAGTTCAAGTTCAGATATTCCTGTATTCTTTTGGCTGCTAATATGTTGTTTATAACGGCTACATATTGTGTCGATTCAATTCTTATTATTTCTATAGTTAGAAAGTTTCTATCATATCTCAACTGCTCTTCCTattattgttttcttttttctttttttttcccatCATTGTCATGACCATTAATCCCAAACTGGTCTGGAGGATTTAACTTTTAATTAAGCCATCGAAAAATATGATTAAGTCTTTGATAATAGTTGCTAACTGTTTGTACAATCtaagaaaatttaagatttagtcGTAATTGTTGTTGACAGAACATCACGACACAAATATTTAAAAATTCACCATTGATAACTTGGTAATGCAGAAGCCTAATCCACACTTTGTTTAGGGGAAGTTTGAAGACTGATTCAAACAAATTTTCGTCTATAAATAGGCACACCTCTCTAATCATATTTCTTACAGATAAACAAATTGTTTCAATATATACAGAGTTGTTTCTAATTTGCAATGGCTCTCAAGTCCTTTATATTAACCATTGCCATTTTGGCTGTTGTCTCTTCAATAAGCCATGCATCTGATCCTAGTCCTTTACAAGATTTTTGTGTTGCTGTTAACGACTCTATGGCTGCTGGTAAATTACCGAACTACAAATTTGATTGTTTGTTTTCACTTGTACTTGTTGTTATTTTCACTTTCTAATAATTATTTTTACGCAGTTTTCGTGAATGGAAAAATATGCAAGGATCCAAAGGTTGTCAATGCCGATGACTTCTTCAAATCAGGCCTAAACATACCTGGAAATACTTCAAATCAAGTCGGATCAGCTGTAACTGCAGTGAACGTCGGCAACTTACCTGGACTTAACACTCTAGGCATTTCATTAGTTCGTATTGATTATGCACCATATGGTCTCAACCCACCTCATACTCACCCTAGAGCAACTGAGGTTCTTGTTGTACTCGAGGGTACTCTCTATGTCGGTTTTGTCCTTTCAAATCCCGGACCAAATATGAAGAACAAACTCTTTACAAAGATTCTAAAACCTGGAGATGTGTTTGTTTTTCCAATAGGTCTCATTCATTTTCAGTTTAACATTGGAAAGACGACGGCTGTTGCATTTGCTGGACTCAGCAGCCAAAATCCAGGAGTTATCACTATTGctaatgcagtttttggctcagatCCACCAATTAATGTTGATGTCCTCGCCAAAGCATTCCAagttgataagaaagtgatcgaTTATCTCCAATCTCAATTCTGGTGGGACAACAACTAAATTTAGTACAAAGACAAATAATACTATGATGTTTCTGCTTGTTTTTTGAATTTaagaaatcataaataaaattcaGGATCTAGTCCTTTGGACTGGTTTTCCTTGATCTTTGTATTGGATGTACTAAAGTAGGAATGTTTTAGTAAAAGTTATGTTTTCTGACCCACACACCATTTTATTTTGCTCTACACTATTATTTGCATGCTTATGCTAAAAACAACTGAGGCGTTTCTGAATACAATCGATTAGCTCTCAATTATTTgccaaaaaaattagaaaaagatACAGTAAGCAAGTGTTATTTAAGTCCTTTATTTTTGTTGTGTTTATTCATTCAAAGATGGAAAGTAAGAAAAAATGAATTAATCAAGCCAGACGCCACGTAAAAAATTAAAAAGGACAGTTGTTGACTTTACTGTCAGCATAGGTTGACTGCTTTAAAAATACAAATGTATACCAAATCAAGTAGTAGCAGTTGTACAACGAAGGTTGATATCAACATCACGTGCTAAGAAACAAGGCAGGAGTTTTCAGTGGCAAAAGTAAGACTATATATCGCCAGCTCCGGTGGCGACCTATCTTTAATTTAATTTCTGGCATATTTGTTTTACTTTTGTGGCGAGGTTAATTAATCGCCAGAAAacctaataataaaataaattagcCTATGTGATGAAGAATTTGACCACAAAAAGTAAACAAATATGTTACAAATAGATTTGACGGAGCCATTACTTAAAAAAAACAGCATATAATTCGGCAACGTGGTGCTTACTTTTGGTGTCGACTAAAATGGTCGCTATCATCGTCATTGAAAACTCTCGGTGTGGATTGCATTTCATGCAAATGCTCTTTTGCCATTTCCAAGATTCGAGTTTATGGACTTGCACACATATTTTGTATTAAGAATAATTGTATATTGGTTGCTATCATTAAAAGGTTGATCACCCAAATTAAAAGTGATCTGCTAAGGTTTTGTTAACTAActatatttgtaaaataattcttgagaagataaaataacatataaatagAAATGTAAAAGAAACAGGATTTAATCcaagcccactgaattcacagtgtttccttaaggaatttaatccccttctaatacccaaggttgtggattatttcctcccaggatagaacgaattacacactggtgtagcgatacttcaaacaccagtgtgaacgaattacacactggtgtagcgatacttcaaacaccagtgtttcagcgaacacaaagatcggtagcaaatcacacttactgttgctttgtttgtagttaaaacagtgcagaagaaaggaggagaagtcagaaattcgtatggaaaatctgagagaatggactggtatttataaccaatgttgagctcaaactgaagaggtgcaactcttcaaaacttaagaggtgcaactcttcaaatccgaagaggtgccaactgtttcttcaaatctgaagaggtgcaaactgttcttcaaatccgaagaggtgcaaactgtttcgGTCATATTGTAAATGTCTTTTACAAAAGCgaagggcatatactattacattagatttaatattaatattcctTTTACAAAAAACCggatatttaataatatttatgttaatatttactattaataaataaatttggtccaaaaaaattaatcaatcaatcaatcatttgaccgaagccgtaaccgaagccgagccgagcgagcaagcaacgacgacggcgcgaggcttgccttattcttaactctttaagagctagaagaagtgcaattgtatatatacccatcaaaatcttttcctcttccaatatgggacaatgtccctttgtcaaggaggaaaactcaaatatttttaatttttttccatttcccattcaccctcttttaagctacatttaagcttaaaatCCAATAATTTTAAGttacatttaagcttaaaaaccaaacaatcccccacatgaatggggaatggctatatcaccgaaatatgcatgaaaaaactgtgtgattcgcaagcaaggattaattgcatctgtataagtaggtttccctttgaactttccgtagtgaacttatgttggatatactcggtcaatcggtagatttgatatctttcaaccgtcgaactttggtgtatacctagacaaccataagtcacacaaccaacccttaaccgtctttggctctcattgttgtATTCGTtccagccatgaacaccgcctgatttaataagtgcgtagagaattggccttacaaaattccccctgaagcggctaacacttcacacttacataggtgattcctaaatgtgtcatcccgtagatacactatttgatataccccgtatcaaatttagaaatcattaaaaagccttaatgctttatccttggtactgaacattgtcacatcacgagaatggaccaagcttttagttgacaatgttgaaccatcattaatgactttgtttgatctccttgaacctaaaTATTGGGATCTCCAGTTTTCTAGGTAGAGTTACAACCACAAtggcttgttctcggccatagtcatattcccctcgatgatttctcaactacctctctagttaggccttttgtaagtggatctgatacattatcgcttgactttacgtagtcaatcgcgataattcctctagagagtaattgcctaacggttttatgtcttcatcgtatatgacgagatttaccgttatacatcacgctcccagcccttccaattgccgcttgactattgCAATGTATACATATTGGTGCcaatggtttgggccaaaatagaatgtcttccaagaaattccagagccattcaacttcttcaccggctttatctaaggttATGAACTCAGCTtctattgtagagcgggcaatacaagttTGCTTGGATGACTTCCAAGATACTgctcctctaccaatagtgaatatatatccacttgtggacttagaatcagttgaaccggtgatccaattttcatcacaatatccctcaatcaccaCAGGATATTTAttgtagtgcaaagcaaagtcctgggaatgttctaaatatcccaaaactcgtttcattgtcatccaatgagattgacctggattTCTCGTGTATCGGCTCAATttgcttatagcacaagctatatctggtcgtgtacaattcatgatatacattaagcatcccaacacacgagcataattcatttgtgatatgctttggcctttgttctttgctaatgcaagattcacgtcaattggagtctttgcaactttaaaccctaagtgcttgaattttccAAGTaatgtcttaatataatgagattgtgacaatgccagaccttgaggaatcttattgatcttaatcccccagaattaaatcagcaactccaaagtccttcatatcaaacttgctagtaaGCATACGCTTAGttgcatttatgttggcaatgtcattactcattatcagcatatcatccacatataagcaaataatgactatgtgatttggaatatttttaatgtacacacatttatcacattcatttatcttaaaaccatttgacaatatgGTCTAGTCAAATTTCGtaggtgcttgttttagtccgtaaagagacttaacaagtctacataccttcttttccttacctggaaccacaaacccttcaggttgttccatgtagattttttcctccaaatctccatttaagaaggccatcttaacgtccatttgatgaatttcaagaccataaactgcagctaatgctactaacattcgtatggacgtaattcttgtaactcgagagtatgtatcaaaataatcaagaccttctcgatgtctataccctttgactactaGTCTTGtcttatatttatcaatagtgccatcatctttcattttccttttaaaaatcaatttataacccaaaggtttattttcaggaggaagatcaaccaattcccatgtgtagttgttcaatatggattctatttcactattggcTGCTTCTTTCAaaaataatgattccgaagaagacatagcttctttaaatgttcgagtcatattttccaataagaaagtcacaaaatcttatccaaatgaagtagacgttctttgacgtttactacgtcttggatcctcctgattaaatgtactttctttttgtttcttcccgaggtcgtttagatacttcaccaatcgactcacattcctttttatatgagtatatattttcaaagaattcagcattatctcattctataaccgtattattatgaatgtcaggattttttgatttatgaaccagaaatcgatatgctttaccattggtcgcatatcctatgaaaacacaatcaatggTTTTCAGTCCTATTTTTactcttttgggtttaggaacttgcacttttgccaaacacccccacactttaaaataattcaagttgggcttccttcctttccatttttcatattgaatggattgtgttttgctctGGGATACTCGATTTAGTATCTGGTTAGCCGCAAGaacggcttccccccacaagttctgtagcaaaccagaacttatcaacaatgtGTTCATCATCTCTTTTAATGAACGATTGTTTCTTTTCGCAATCCCATTGGATTGGGGCATGCAAGGGGCCATTGTTTGATGAattattccatattctaaacatatttcttcaaaaggagattcatattcgccacccctatcacttcttatcattttaattttcttgttaagttgtgTTTCAagttcatttttgtattgccttaatgcatctattgcttcatctttactattaagtaagtaaacatagcaatatcgagtactgtcgtcaataaaagttatgaaatacttttttccactgcgagatggtattgacttcatgtcgcaaatatctgtgcgaattaagtctaaaggatttgaattcctttcaactgacttataaggatgtttaacatacttagattccacacatatttgacattttgatttgtcgtattcaaacataggcaatactttcaaattaatcattttccgcaaggttttgtaattgacatgacccaaatgTATATGCCATAATTCAtctgactcaagtaagtaagaagaagctgaaattttattattattctcaataaccattacattcagcttgaaaaggccctcagtgaAGTAACATTTTTCCTACAAACATTTTATTCTTACTTATTACAATCTTATCGGATACAAAAACACACTTAAACCCattcttaacaagaagtccagcagagactaagttctttctaatctcgggaacatgaaggacttTGTTCAAGGTCACCACCttaccagaagtcattttcataaATATCTTTCCAGATCCTTCAATTTTGGCCATTGCAGAATTTACCATAGAAAGCGTCTCTTCGGGTCCAACAAGAGCATATATAGCAAACGCTTCTCTaacagcacaaacatggcgagtggctccagaatcaatccaccactccttaggatttcccaccaggttgcattcagaaagcatagcacacaagtcatcGATATCTTTGTGCTTTTCAACtatgtttgcttgacccttcttcttgtcATTCTTTGGAGCACGACAATCTGCAGATCTGTGTCCATAttttccacagttgtagcaatttctgttgaaccgcttcttgcttgggttgcttTTCGGTCCATAAGCCATCTTCCTCTTTCTATCTTCAACaatgtttgctcccattattgttaaGTTTCCATGGCCTTTCTTTTCAGCAGCTTTGTTATCCTCTTCggttctcaaccgaacaatgagatcttcaagggacatctcttttcgtttgtgtttcaagtaattttttgaagtccttccacaaaggaggcaacttctcaattaTTGCTgcaacttggaatgcttcattgatgacaagaccttcagcgaAACTTCTGTTAGtagaaataatataattaatactttcaatattagtattaatttgacttataccttcagcaaggagatcGTGAATAATCACTTTTAATTCTTGGaattgggtaataacagacttgctatctaccattttatagTCCAAACATTTAGCGGCAATGAATTTCTTTAACCCGACATCTTCTGTTTGTATTTCCTTTCAAGCGCTATCCACAGTTGTTTTGACGTCTCCATATTACTATAGACGTTATATAGATCGTTCTCTAGTCCGctaagaatgtaattcttgcaTAGAAAATCATAATGCTTCCACGACTcagtcacgagaaagcgttcattttcTGGAGTTTCGTCAGGCAaaacaggaacatcttccttaatgaacttctgcatacttaaagtcgtcaagtagaagaacatcttctgctgccagcgcttgaaatcaatcccagaaaatttttcgggtatttctgccggtgccaatgcCGGTGTTGTTTGGCTTGTCGATGCATTGGCAGTTACCATAGGAACAGTCTGGTTTCCATTGTCATTCGTTATTTctataaaagaatgacacaaacaaacgttaaaatcacgtagattttaatctccactggagtagaaaaccacataGGTTTTAGTCTCCAGAAACAGTGAGTATAACACAAATAtagaaaatattaaattccttaagcttgttaacgaactgtatttgtaaaataattctggagaagataaaataacatataaacagAAATGTAAAAGAAACAGAATTTAATCCGAGCCTACTGAATTCAtagtatttccttaaggaatttaatcccctcctagtacccaaggttgtggattattttctcccaggatagaacgaattacacactggtgtagcgatactttaaacaccagtgtttcagcgaacacaaagatcgGTAGCAAATAACACTTATTGTTGCTTTGTCTGTAGTTAAAACAGTGCAAaagaaaggaggagaagtcagaaattcgtatagaaaatttgagagaatggactagtatttatagccaatgttgagctcaaactaaagaggtgcaactcttcaaatcctaagaggtgccaactgtttcttcaaatctgaagaggtgcaaactgttcttcaaatccgaagaggtgcAAACTATTTCGGCCATATTGTAAATATCTTTTACAAAAAGCgaagggcatatactattacattggatttaatattaatattcagTTTACAAAAATTCGGATATTTAATAACAtttctgttaatatttactattaacaaataaatttggtccaaaaaattaataaatcaatcgatcatttgaccaaattcgAATctgaagccgtagccgaagccgagccgagtgacgacgacgacggcgcgaggcttgccttcttcttaactctttaagagctagaagaagtgcaattgtatacATACCTATCAAAATCTTtacctcttccaatatgggacaatgtccctttgtcaaggagggaaactcaaatatttttaatttccctccatttcccattcaccctcttttaagctacatttaagcttaaaaacccaataattttaagctacatttaagaTTAAAAACccacaatcccccacatgaatggggaatggctatatcaaggaaatatgcatgaaaaatctgtgtgattcgcaagcaaggattaattgcatctgtataagtaggtttccctttgaactttccgtagtgaacttatgtcggatatactcggtcaatcggtagatttgatatctttcaaccgtcgaactttggtgtatacctagacaaccataagtcacacaaccaacccttaaccgtctttggctctcattgttgtgttcgtttcagccatgaacaccgcctggtttaatAAGCGCGTAGAGAATTGGCCTTACAAAATTCCCcctgaagcggctaacacttcacacttacataggtgattcctaaatgtgtcatcccgtagatacactatttgatataccccgtatcaaatttagaaatcattaaaaagccttaatgctttatccttggtactgaacattgtctcatcacgagaatggaccaaacttttagttgacaatgttgaaccgtcattaatgactttgtttgatctccttgaacctagatcttgggatctctagtcttctaggtagagttaccgccacaatggcttgttctcggccatagtcccattcccctcgatgatttctcaactacctctctagttaggacttttgtaagtggatccgatacattatcacttgactttacatagtcaatcgtgataattcatctagagagtaattgcctaacagtTTTATGTCTTcttcgtatatgacgagatttaccgttatacatcatgctcccagcccttccaattttcgcttgactatcgcaatgtataCATATTAGTGCcaatggtttgggccaaaatagaatgtcttccaagaaactCCGGAGCCATTCAgattcttcaccggctttatctaagtcTATGAACTCAGCTTCCATTTTAGAGCGGGCAATACACGTTTTCTTGGACGActttcaagataccgctcctccaccaatagtgaatacatatccacttatggacttagaatcagttgaaccggtgatccaatttgcatcacaatatccctcaatcaccgcaggatatttattgtagtgcaaagcaaagtcctgggtatgttctaaatatcccaaaactcgtttcattgccatccaatgagattgacctggattTCTCGTGTATCAACTCAATTTGCTTATAGAACAAGTTATAtatggtcgtgtacaattcatgatatacattaagcatcccaacacacgagcataatccaattgttatatgctttggcctttgttctttgctaatgcaagattcacgtcaattggagtctttgcaactttaaacc contains:
- the LOC138894602 gene encoding germin-like protein subfamily 1 member 14; translation: MALKSFILTIAILAVVSSISHASDPSPLQDFCVAVNDSMAAVFVNGKICKDPKVVNADDFFKSGLNIPGNTSNQVGSAVTAVNVGNLPGLNTLGISLVRIDYAPYGLNPPHTHPRATEVLVVLEGTLYVGFVLSNPGPNMKNKLFTKILKPGDVFVFPIGLIHFQFNIGKTTAVAFAGLSSQNPGVITIANAVFGSDPPINVDVLAKAFQVDKKVIDYLQSQFWWDNN